The following are from one region of the Gemmatimonadales bacterium genome:
- a CDS encoding ATP-binding protein codes for MAVHAPWRPVSVGEGDSAQVIEPGAAAPPRRPPMGLPRRLAALTALMAILLVLGATEIALWWSARTRLEDFKLESVALANTLASLLVRTAPTGSPAALTQGLEGWSHHRITESQAIVYTRRARILIPTAASGLSDTLSPGSVHYTALAHRSTEVRLRRGNDPGWQVVLPLGSPRPFGVLDVRVSTRRLQDWARLERQRAYLLAFLSALLVALGVAVMTARWVGRPLTALGGAMAGAHGGAKNAPDAPEIGPPEFRELARRYNRMRAALAAREQESASRAMLLTLEERARGLDRVALMHETAASFAHEIGTPLNTVSGHLQLLRDDLEAQHDERGMERVRLLLAQVDRVAGIVRAGLNRGAWPKPFAREVDLNEIVTRMTLFLEPSLSDAGVVARLELSGNGEQPPGPLFAPAAPVLAACDPAMVEQILLNLLKNAIEALSPGDSVTIATGRAEREAFIEVQDDGPGLDAEAESTLFRPFATTKGPSGTGLGLAVSLRLARTLGGDLVRVPSPQGVRWRLSLPLPEPR; via the coding sequence CGCGCCCTGGCGGCCGGTGAGCGTCGGCGAAGGGGACTCGGCGCAGGTGATCGAGCCTGGCGCGGCCGCGCCGCCGCGCCGTCCGCCTATGGGACTGCCGAGGCGGCTGGCCGCGCTCACCGCGCTGATGGCCATTCTCCTGGTGCTGGGCGCGACCGAGATCGCCCTCTGGTGGTCGGCCAGGACCAGACTGGAGGATTTCAAGCTCGAGTCCGTAGCCCTGGCAAATACCCTGGCCTCGCTCCTGGTGCGGACCGCGCCCACCGGCAGCCCCGCGGCACTCACGCAGGGATTGGAAGGCTGGTCGCACCACCGGATCACCGAGTCGCAGGCCATCGTCTACACCCGTCGAGCGCGCATCCTGATTCCGACGGCCGCGAGCGGTCTGTCCGACACACTCTCTCCCGGATCGGTCCATTACACGGCGCTCGCCCACCGCTCGACCGAGGTGCGGCTTCGGCGGGGGAATGATCCCGGCTGGCAGGTCGTCCTCCCGCTGGGCAGTCCCAGACCGTTCGGCGTGCTCGACGTCCGGGTGTCCACCCGCCGCCTCCAGGATTGGGCCCGTCTGGAGCGGCAGCGCGCCTATCTCCTCGCCTTCCTCTCGGCGCTGCTGGTGGCGTTGGGCGTGGCGGTGATGACGGCCCGGTGGGTCGGACGACCGCTGACGGCCCTGGGCGGGGCGATGGCCGGCGCGCACGGCGGGGCCAAGAACGCGCCGGACGCGCCGGAGATCGGCCCGCCCGAGTTCCGCGAGCTGGCGAGGCGCTACAATCGCATGCGGGCGGCGCTGGCTGCCCGGGAGCAGGAGAGCGCCTCCCGCGCGATGCTGCTGACCCTGGAGGAGCGCGCCCGCGGGCTCGACCGGGTGGCGCTCATGCACGAGACCGCGGCCAGCTTCGCCCACGAGATCGGCACGCCGCTCAACACGGTCAGCGGCCACCTGCAGCTCCTGCGGGACGACCTCGAGGCGCAACATGACGAGCGGGGGATGGAGCGGGTCCGCCTGCTGCTGGCGCAGGTCGACCGAGTGGCCGGCATCGTTCGTGCTGGGCTCAATCGCGGCGCCTGGCCCAAGCCGTTCGCGCGCGAGGTGGACCTGAACGAGATCGTGACCCGGATGACACTGTTTCTGGAGCCATCGCTGAGCGACGCAGGTGTCGTGGCCCGGCTCGAGCTAAGCGGCAACGGCGAGCAGCCGCCCGGGCCGCTGTTCGCACCGGCAGCACCGGTGCTCGCCGCCTGCGATCCCGCGATGGTCGAGCAGATCCTGCTCAACCTGCTCAAGAATGCGATCGAGGCCCTTTCGCCCGGGGATTCGGTGACCATCGCGACCGGCCGGGCCGAGCGGGAGGCATTCATCGAAGTTCAGGACGACGGACCCGGACTGGACGCCGAGGCGGAGTCGACCCTCTTCCGACCCTTCGCCACCACCAAGGGCCCCTCGGGTACCGGACTGGGGCTGGCGGTGAGTCTCCGCCTGGCGCGTACGCTCGGTGGCGACCTGGTCCGGGTACCCAGCCCGCAGGGTGTTCGCTGGCGACTCTCACTCCCGCTGCCGGAGCCCCGGTGA